Genomic window (Oncorhynchus keta strain PuntledgeMale-10-30-2019 unplaced genomic scaffold, Oket_V2 Un_contig_6244_pilon_pilon, whole genome shotgun sequence):
ATGCCTACCTTCCACTGGGGCCTGCAGGGGAGGGCACCCTGGCTGTGCATGCCTACCTTCCACTGGGGCCTGCAGGGGAGGGCACCCTGGCTGTGCATGCCTACCTTCCACTGGGGCCTGCAGGGGAGGGCACCGTGGCTGTGCATGCCTACCTTCCACTGGGGCCGGCAGGGGAGGGCACCCTGGCTGTGCATGCATACCTTCCACTGGGGCCTGCAGGGGGGGCACCCTGGCTGTGCATGCCTACCTTCCACTGGGGCCTGCAGGGGGGGGCACCATGGCTGTGCATGCCTACCTTCCACTGGGGCCGGCAGGGGAGGGCACCCTGGCTGTGCATGCCTACCTTCCACTGGGGCCTGCAGGGGAGGGCACCCTGGCTGTGCATGCCTACCTTCCACAGGGGCCGGCAGGAGAGGGCACCCTGGGTGAGAGTAGCAAAGGCTCATATTTTGGTCCAGACTGCAGAGAGCATGGAAGGTGGGGTGTTTGTGCTGCTGGAGGAACACACAGTTCCCAGATGCGACCTGGATCACCGTTACCTCGACTGTAACCCTATGGGGAAGCAGCAGCTAAGGGAAAGAAATAGTATTTTAGTCAAAGCACCACCTACAATCCCACACTACTTCAGCCAAGCAGAAGAAAAAAACTTACCCAggatgtgatggagagagagggaaggctgGTCACTGGAGGTTGGACGTAACAGTTGGTCACATCTAGATCTTTGAACTTTTTCCTTATCAGCTCCAGAGCACAATCCACCTGTTCCTCTGACCCTGAAGGAAACAGAGGGACAAACTGAGCGAGCCACTAGTGACACTACAGCTCCCAATGCCTAGGTTACCAAATCCAAatcctaggatagggtaagtaatccttctcacccccctaaaaagatttagatgcactattgtaagtggctgttccactggatgtcataaggtgtatgcaccaatttgtaagtcgctctggataagagcgtctgctaaatgacttaaatgtaatgtaaatgtaaatgtcctgTTATGGAGAGGCAGCTCCTGGGTCACTCACCCTCTATGTGGCAGATCTGGAACTCCTGGGTGTAAGGTAGGGCGGTGATGAAGACCTTAGCTCCAGACATCTCCTTCAGGTAGTTCACATGTCTCCCCTTCTTCCCAATCAATCTACCAACAAAATGCTGTTGGACAGTGAAACCAGAGAATACATAGTATCATTCATAAGCTATTACATTCTACTAGAAGATGTGAGTCTTTCTCAGAGCGTGCACACATGCTGTCCAGGTCACTCTTGCCCTGATAACACCAAGCACTTTTAAGAGTAATTGGAAAGAGATCTGTGTGCGTACATTGTGCCTGGCTCTGTGGAATGTCCTCTTGATTGAGTACCTGAGGAGATTAAGacaacaggcaggggagcaggACTCCTCACACACTGTCCCTTTACTACAGCCCAACCCACCATGCCATAGCCCTATGAACCAGACAGCTGTACCCAGGTCACTGTCACCGGAGCACCAGGACTCAGGCTCACTTAAATTGAGACGACTGACTGCAGCACACTATTGTAACAACCCAAGGCTATATCTACAAGCCCTCATGTCACCTGCACTAGAAATCAGTAGCCAGAGGAAATGCATTATGATTAAGGTGGTAGAGGAATGACAGGGTTAGACAGGGAGGTAAACTCACCTTTGGCACCTCTATCTCCCAAACAGTCGGTGACTGGCTGCGGTTGTGACTTTGGTTGTATTTTTCAATTGCCTGATTGGTGTTCAGTAGCTGACTTGGTAGACTGGGACTGCTATGCTTGTTGTCCCTGGCTTCATGTTGACAGTAACCATCTACACAGTCCATGTTGTTCACACCAGAGCCTGGGGGCAAGGATCAGTCACTAAAAACAGTCACTTGTGTTGTGTACACAATACAACCATGCAAACACAATACAACCACGCAAACACAGACCGTATAAAAGACCCACATACAACATAACAGTAACAGAGAAGAGAATACATTCTGTCATGAAAGTAGTTTTCCTTCTTGAATACTGTgcataaaaggaaaataaatatatttcTTCAGTGCAGAAAAATATGCCCTGAACTCATATGGCACCTGTAAACAGAACAGGCCATGGGTGTGCTAGATACAGATACACTGCAACACTAAGAGATAAAGCGACAGGTCAGCTTGGACAGAAAGGATGCTGATATGTTGTGAGAAGTTGAAAGTCTGCTAATCAGGCAGCTCACCTGGAACAGTCGCCATCCACCAACCGTTAGTGAGGAACATGCTGGTGGCCCCCAGTCCTTCAGCAGGTCCTCTGGGTGGTTGTGGGCTCATACTGGTGCTCAACTCCTTGCCACTGGAGACCTTTTCGGTCTGACCAGAGCTGGATCCAGAATCACCTACTGCAGAATCTTTTTCTGCTAGCTCAATCTTCTCCGTCTCAATCTCAGCTCTACTGCTGTGGTCGTGTTTCACGTCCTCATGAACTATAGGAGATGAACTGATGTTCTCTCTGCCGGTTGTTGAACACAGATCCTCTTGGAATAGAGGTGGCATCTCATGCTCACTGTTATCCATTGAGATATGGTCTGGGGCTTTGCAGGGATCCCCGCTATGGAGAGGACTAACACCATGTCCTAGCTGGGTCTTTTCCTTCAGGAATTGACTCACTGCTGCGGAGACCACATTAGTGATGAGACCTGACACGAGCTGGTTAATTTCTGCGGTGTTGCTCCTGCTGAATTTACATTCCTCAGACTCTTTCTTCTGAGGTGACCTCAAAATTCCCAATGGCTGCTTTGAGGCAGACACCCGACTGGTTATAAGGTGGCTGGGGGAAGCCAGACAGGTGTCAGCCTGTAGACTTGACTCACAGGTTGGTTCTTCCACAGACGACAGGATGTCTCCCTCTGGCTCCAGtctaacctcctcctcctcctctgcaggCTCCAGtctaacctcctcctcctcctctgcaggCTCCAGTCTAACCTCCTCTGCAGGCTCCAGTCTAACCTCCTCTGCAGGCTCCAGTCTAACCACCTCCTCCTCCGCCGGCTCCAGTCTAACCTCCTCCGCAGGCTCCAGTCTAACCTCCTCCGCAGGCTCCAGTCTAACCACCTCCGCAGGCTCCAGTCTAACCACCTCCACCGTAGGCTCCAGTCTAACCACCTCCTCCGCAGGCTCCAGTCTAACCACCTCCTCCGCAGGCTCCAGTCTAACCACCTCCTCCGCAGGCTCCAGTCTAACCACCTCCTCCGCAGGCTCCAGTCTAACCACCTCCTCCGCAGGCTCCAGTCTAACCACCTCCTCTGCAGGCTCCAGTCTAACCTCCTCCGCAGGCTCCAGTCTAACCTCCTCCGCAGGCTCCAGTCTAACCTCCTCCGCAGGCTCCAGTCTAACCTCCTCCGCAGGCTCCAGTCTAACCTCCTCCGCAGGCTCCAGTCTAACCACCTCCAGGCTGCAGGCTCCGCAGGCTCCAGTCTAACCACCTCCACCGTAGGCTCCAGTCTAACCACCTCCACCGCAGGCTCCAGTCTAACCACCTCCACCGTAGGCTCCAGTCTAACCACCTCCACCGTAGGCTCCAGTCTAACCACCTCCACCGCAGGCTCCAGTCTAACCACCTCCACCGCAGGCTCCAGTCTAACCACCTCCACCGCAGGCTCCAGTCTAACCACCTCCACCGTAGGCTCCAGTCTAACCACCTCCTCCACAGGCTCCAGTCTAACCACCTCCACCGCAGGCTCCAGTTTAACCACCTCCACCGCAGGCTCCAGTCtaaccacctccacctcctctgcaGGCTCCAGTCTAACCAGCTCTGCAGGCTCCAGTCTAACCACCTCCACCTCTGCAGGCTCCAGtctaaccaccaccacctcctctgcaGGCCACCTCCTcctaaccaccaccacctcctccgcAGGCTCCAGTCTAACCACCTCCTCCGCCTCTGCAGGCTCCAGTCTAACCACCACCTCCTCTGCAGGCTCCAGTTTCAAAGTGCTGTTTGTAATGTCCTCCAGTGTCGCAGACTGTAGTGGTTGATTTAAACCTGCACTTTCACCGACGGACTTAGATTTACCAGAGCCTAGGTCACAGATTGATAAGGAGCAAGTTGACTCATGGCTGGTGGCACGCATGGCTGATGGCACACATGGCTGGTGTTCCCATTGTAATTCTAGATCCTGCTCAGGTCCACCCTCAGCTGCAGTCTCTAGGAACACTTGAGCTGAAGACTCAGTGCTCTCGTAAACAGGCTTCACGGCAGCAGTAGCCAGGCCACTAATGAGACCGTCTGCAGCCACAACCCTTACCTCAGGTTGTGATTGGCAGGCAACAAGCTCCTGTTCCACTAATGACCGCTCCTTCACTGCGTGCCAGTCCAGATGCATCCCAGTCGAGTGGCCGTTCTCCACAACACAGTTACCTACGTCTCTGGGGGAGGACAGGTGCTCCTGGTCTGCGGTCGTCTCATCATTTGCGTCATCCTTGTCAGTGAGATGGTATTCTTTCTTCCGATAGATGTACCACCACAGGCCTAGGAAAGCCAACACTCCTGACAGGTAGAGGGTCAGAACAGATTGAAGCCTCTGCACCATCACCTAACCTCCTACTGCTAACAGCAACACCTGAGAAGAGAGACAAGTTAATACTATAGAGACAAATCAACACCCTGTCTGTACTTCTAACTGGGATAGAAACGGGTAAAGCACCAGTTAAGGGGAGGGTTAAGGGgtcatacacacaccatccttcTATATCCAGAAACACCTGTTGGTCTCCACCACACCAAACCTCTGGGCAGCAATCCCATTAACAGCCAGGCCATGGTGACAGCAACAGAGCTCCAGGTCAGGTGCTACATGGTACCCTCTGCAGTAGTTCACTTAGGGACGCAGTGTCTGGGGCAAAGGGCCCTGATAGGATAATGGTGACACACCACTTCAAAAATACAACAGTAGTTATTAGCTACTGTATGTTGGGGACCACTATCCcttttatcatcagtcatataaCCAAAAGGCTACATATCTTGTGTATTAATCATCACCAGTAATATAGTGAATTAAAAAACATGCAATTACCAAGACACAACTGAGttaacttttgtttattttttaaatttggccccaatctatggatttcacaactgggaatacagatatgcatccaGTAGACAGATATCTGGGGCACTATgctcagcaaaccgctcacccacatgaAGTCATACACGTTGTCtgcagttggatgtactgccaaattctgtaaaacgacatgaggcagcttatggtagagaaagaaACATTCAATTCtcagcaacagctctggtagacattcctccaaacagcatgccaattgcacactcccttaaCACTTGAGACATGTGGCATTGTGACAACTCCACATTTGAGTGgccttgtccccagcacaaggtgcacctgtgcaatgatttttaaatcattacacaggtgcacatttGTTTAATtatcttattgatatgccacacgtgtcaggtgtatggattatcttggcaaaagataaatgctcactaacagggatgtaaacaaatgtgtacaAAACAATTAGGAAAGGCTTtctgtgcgtatggaacatttctgcaatcttatttcagctcatgaaacctggGACCAACAGTTTAAATGTTCCGTTTATATTTGTTGTGTAGGTTGACAAAGTGTGTACTTTCCACAGAATAGAAGTCAACCCAGGTAGAAGTATTGTTTGTAGTTTGGACAGCCGGTCAGGGTCTGGCCAATGTGCAGGTCCACCCATAACCTTTTTGTAGAGCATTATAAAAAGGTGGTGAGTGAAAGGCATGCCATTCCCTCACAGATCCTGTCTGTGTAAAGAAACAAGGTCATGGGCTACATTGCAGTTCCACTAAAGCCTCCGACCTTCAGGCTCTGGCATACCGACAAGCTGGCTACTCCCCTCGCCAGGCATGCCAGTCAGGCTACAGAAGTTAGTTACGCAACATGACAAATACTGAAGCACTTATCTTTCTCCAAGGAGGGAAGCTAACATATTTACAATAGTTGGTTTCCAGAAGGAAAGAATAACTTCATAGCATTATAAACATGCAAAATGTATGGTTCAGAAAAAAATGCAACACCCTGCCCTATGCTATAGGCTACAGCAGTTAATAAAggtaaaacttttttttaaactaggcaagtcagttaagaacaaattcttattttcaatgatggcctaggaacagtgggttaactgcctgttcaggggcagaacgacagatttgtacatttaacatttacatttaagtcatttagcagacgctcttatccagagcgacttacaaattggtgcattcaccttatgacatccagtagaataatcactttacaatagtgcatctaaatattttaaagggggggggggggtgagaaggattacttatcctatcctaggtattccttaaagaggtggggtttcaggtgtctccggaaggtggtgattgactccgctgtcctggcgtcgtgagggagtttgttccaccattggggggccagagcagcgaacagttttgactgggctgagcgggaactgtacttcctcagtggtagggaggcgagcaggccagaggtggatgaatgcagtgcccttgtttgggtgtagggcctgatcagagcctggaggtaccgaggtgccgttcccctcacagctccgtaggcaagcaccatggtcttgtagcggatgcgagcttcaactggaagccagtggagagagcagaggagcggggtgacgtgagagaacttgggaaggttgaacaccagacgggcagcggcgttctggatgagttgtaggggtttaatggcacaggcagggagcccagccaacagcgagttgcagtaatccagacgggagatgacaagtgcctggattaggacctgcgccgcttcctgtgtgaggcagggtcgtactctgcggatgttgtagagcatgaacctacaggaacggaccaccgccttgatgttagttgagaacgacagggtgttgtccaggatcacgccaaggttcttagcgctctgggaggaggacacaatggagttgtcaaccgtgatggcgagatcatggaacgggcagtccttccccgggaggaagagcagctccgtcttgccgaggttcagcttgaggtggtgatccgtcatccacactgatatgtctgccagacatgcagagatgcgattcaccacctagtcatcagaagggggaaaggagaagattaattgtgtgtcgtctgcatagcaatgataggagagaccatgtgaggttatgacagagccaagtgacttggtgtatagcgagaataggagagggcctagaacagagccctgggggacaccagtggtgagagcgcgtggtgagaagacagattctcgccacgccacctggtaggagcgacctgtcaggtaggacgcaatccaagcgtgggccgcgccggagatgcccaactcggagagggtggagaggaggatctgatggttcacagtatcgaaggcagccgataggtctagaaggatgagagcagaggagagagagttagctttagcagtgcggagcgcctccgtgatacagagaagagcagtctcagttgaatgactagtcttgaaacctgactgatttggatcgagaaggtcattctgagagagatagcgggagagctggccaaggacggcacgttcaagagtttgagagaaaagaaagaagggatactggtctgtagttgttgacatcggagggatcgagtgtaggttttttcagaaggggtgcaactctcgctctcttgaagacggaagggacgtagccagcggtcagggatgagttgatgagcgaggtgaggtaagggagaaggtctccggaaatggtctggagaagagaggaggggatagggtcaagcgggcaggttgttgggcggccggccgtcacaagacgcgagattccatctggagagagaggggagaaagaggtcagagcacagggtagggcagtgtgagcagaaccagcggtgtcgtttgacttagcaaacgaggatcggatgtcgtcgaccttcttttcaaaatggttgacgaagtcatctgcagagagggaggaggggggaggaggattcaggagggggagaaggtggcaaagagcttcctagggttagaggcagatgcttggaatttagagtggtagaaagtggctttagcagcagagacagcggaggaaaatgtagagaggagggagtgaaaggatgccaggtccgcagggaggcgagttttctccatttccgctcggctgcccggagccctgttctgtgagctcgcaatgagtcgtcgagccacggagcgggaggggaggaccgagccggcctggaggataggggacatagagtcaaaggatgcagaaagggaggagaggagggttgaggaggcagaatcaggagataggttggagaaggtttgagcagagggaagagatgataggatggaaggagagagtagcgggggagagagagcgaaggttgggacggcgcgataccatccaagtaggggcagtgtgggaagtgttggatgagagcgagagggaaaaggatacaaggtagtggtcggagacttggaggagttgcaatgaggttagtggaagaacagcatctagtaaagatgaggtcgagcgtattgcctgccttgtgagtagggggggaaggtgagagggtgaggtcaaaagaggagaggagtggaaagaaggaggcagagaggaatgagtcaaaggtagacgtggggaggttaaagtcgcccagaactgtgagaggtgagccgtcctcaggaaaggagcttatcaaggcatcaagctcattgatgaactctcagagggaacctggagggcgataaatgataaggatgttaagcttgaaagggctggtaactgtgacagcatggaattcaaaggaggcgatagaca
Coding sequences:
- the LOC118391348 gene encoding A-kinase anchor protein 1, mitochondrial-like isoform X36 gives rise to the protein MVQRLQSVLTLYLSGVLAFLGLWWYIYRKKEYHLTDKDDANDETTADQEHLSSPRDVGNCVVENGHSTGMHLDWHAVKERSLVEQELVACQSQPEVRVVAADGLISGLATAAVKPVYESTESSAQVFLETAAEGGPEQDLELQWEHQPCVPSAMRATSHESTCSLSICDLGSGKSKSVGESAGLNQPLQSATLEDITNSTLKLEPAEEVVVRLEPAEAEEVVRLEPAEEVVRLEPAEEVRLEPAEEVRLEPAEEVRLEPAEEVVRLEPAEEVVRLEPAEEVVRLEPAEEVVRLEPAEEVVRLEPAEEVVRLEPTVEVVRLEPAEEVRLEPAEEVRLEPAEEEEEVRLEPAEEEEEVRLEPEGDILSSVEEPTCESSLQADTCLASPSHLITSRVSASKQPLGILRSPQKKESEECKFSRSNTAEINQLVSGLITNVVSAAVSQFLKEKTQLGHGVSPLHSGDPCKAPDHISMDNSEHEMPPLFQEDLCSTTGRENISSSPIVHEDVKHDHSSRAEIETEKIELAEKDSAVGDSGSSSGQTEKVSSGKELSTSMSPQPPRGPAEGLGATSMFLTNGWWMATVPGSGVNNMDCVDGYCQHEARDNKHSSPSLPSQLLNTNQAIEKYNQSHNRSQSPTVWEIEVPKHFVGRLIGKKGRHVNYLKEMSGAKVFITALPYTQEFQICHIEGSEEQVDCALELIRKKFKDLDVTNCYVQPPVTSLPSLSITSWLLLPHRVTVEVTVIQVASGNCVFLQQHKHPTFHALCSLDQNMSLCYSHPGCPLLPAPVEVGVICAAQMPEGAWWRAQVMGHHEETMVELRYVDYGGYDIVKTDTLRQIRSDFVALPFQGSEVILENIAPIPDFSAAAKSALEEMTRGLALLAQVTNCHTSGIPLVQIWRTEGEELVSVNRAMVDNGLCSWVDSP
- the LOC118391348 gene encoding A-kinase anchor protein 1, mitochondrial-like isoform X40, with protein sequence MVQRLQSVLTLYLSGVLAFLGLWWYIYRKKEYHLTDKDDANDETTADQEHLSSPRDVGNCVVENGHSTGMHLDWHAVKERSLVEQELVACQSQPEVRVVAADGLISGLATAAVKPVYESTESSAQVFLETAAEGGPEQDLELQWEHQPCVPSAMRATSHESTCSLSICDLGSGKSKSVGESAGLNQPLQSATLEDITNSTLKLEPAEEVVVRLEPAEAEEVVRLEPAEEVVRLEPAEEVRLEPAEEVRLEPAEEVEVVRLEPAEEVVRLEPAEEVVRLEPAEEVVRLEPTVEVVRLEPAEEVRLEPAEEVRLEPAEEEEEVRLEPAEEEEEVRLEPEGDILSSVEEPTCESSLQADTCLASPSHLITSRVSASKQPLGILRSPQKKESEECKFSRSNTAEINQLVSGLITNVVSAAVSQFLKEKTQLGHGVSPLHSGDPCKAPDHISMDNSEHEMPPLFQEDLCSTTGRENISSSPIVHEDVKHDHSSRAEIETEKIELAEKDSAVGDSGSSSGQTEKVSSGKELSTSMSPQPPRGPAEGLGATSMFLTNGWWMATVPGSGVNNMDCVDGYCQHEARDNKHSSPSLPSQLLNTNQAIEKYNQSHNRSQSPTVWEIEVPKHFVGRLIGKKGRHVNYLKEMSGAKVFITALPYTQEFQICHIEGSEEQVDCALELIRKKFKDLDVTNCYVQPPVTSLPSLSITSWLLLPHRVTVEVTVIQVASGNCVFLQQHKHPTFHALCSLDQNMSLCYSHPGCPLLPAPVEVGVICAAQMPEGAWWRAQVMGHHEETMVELRYVDYGGYDIVKTDTLRQIRSDFVALPFQGSEVILENIAPIPDFSAAAKSALEEMTRGLALLAQVTNCHTSGIPLVQIWRTEGEELVSVNRAMVDNGLCSWVDSP
- the LOC118391348 gene encoding A-kinase anchor protein 1, mitochondrial-like isoform X10 translates to MVQRLQSVLTLYLSGVLAFLGLWWYIYRKKEYHLTDKDDANDETTADQEHLSSPRDVGNCVVENGHSTGMHLDWHAVKERSLVEQELVACQSQPEVRVVAADGLISGLATAAVKPVYESTESSAQVFLETAAEGGPEQDLELQWEHQPCVPSAMRATSHESTCSLSICDLGSGKSKSVGESAGLNQPLQSATLEDITNSTLKLEPAEEVVVRLEPAEAEEVVRLEPAEEVVRLEPAVEVVRLEPAVEVVRLEPTVEVVRLEPTVEVVRLEPAEEVRLEPAEEVRLEPAEEVRLEPAEEVRLEPAEEVRLEPAEEVVRLEPAEEVVRLEPAEEVVRLEPAEEVVRLEPAEEVVRLEPAEEVVRLEPTVEVVRLEPAEEVRLEPAEEVRLEPAEEEEEVRLEPAEEEEEVRLEPEGDILSSVEEPTCESSLQADTCLASPSHLITSRVSASKQPLGILRSPQKKESEECKFSRSNTAEINQLVSGLITNVVSAAVSQFLKEKTQLGHGVSPLHSGDPCKAPDHISMDNSEHEMPPLFQEDLCSTTGRENISSSPIVHEDVKHDHSSRAEIETEKIELAEKDSAVGDSGSSSGQTEKVSSGKELSTSMSPQPPRGPAEGLGATSMFLTNGWWMATVPGSGVNNMDCVDGYCQHEARDNKHSSPSLPSQLLNTNQAIEKYNQSHNRSQSPTVWEIEVPKHFVGRLIGKKGRHVNYLKEMSGAKVFITALPYTQEFQICHIEGSEEQVDCALELIRKKFKDLDVTNCYVQPPVTSLPSLSITSWLLLPHRVTVEVTVIQVASGNCVFLQQHKHPTFHALCSLDQNMSLCYSHPGCPLLPAPVEVGVICAAQMPEGAWWRAQVMGHHEETMVELRYVDYGGYDIVKTDTLRQIRSDFVALPFQGSEVILENIAPIPDFSAAAKSALEEMTRGLALLAQVTNCHTSGIPLVQIWRTEGEELVSVNRAMVDNGLCSWVDSP
- the LOC118391348 gene encoding A-kinase anchor protein 1, mitochondrial-like isoform X38; translated protein: MVQRLQSVLTLYLSGVLAFLGLWWYIYRKKEYHLTDKDDANDETTADQEHLSSPRDVGNCVVENGHSTGMHLDWHAVKERSLVEQELVACQSQPEVRVVAADGLISGLATAAVKPVYESTESSAQVFLETAAEGGPEQDLELQWEHQPCVPSAMRATSHESTCSLSICDLGSGKSKSVGESAGLNQPLQSATLEDITNSTLKLEPAEEVVVRLEPAEAEEVVRLEPAEEVVRLEPAEEVRLEPAEEVRLEPAEEVRLEPAEEVEVVRLEPAEEVVRLEPAEEVVRLEPAEEVVRLEPTVEVVRLEPAEEVRLEPAEEVRLEPAEEEEEVRLEPAEEEEEVRLEPEGDILSSVEEPTCESSLQADTCLASPSHLITSRVSASKQPLGILRSPQKKESEECKFSRSNTAEINQLVSGLITNVVSAAVSQFLKEKTQLGHGVSPLHSGDPCKAPDHISMDNSEHEMPPLFQEDLCSTTGRENISSSPIVHEDVKHDHSSRAEIETEKIELAEKDSAVGDSGSSSGQTEKVSSGKELSTSMSPQPPRGPAEGLGATSMFLTNGWWMATVPGSGVNNMDCVDGYCQHEARDNKHSSPSLPSQLLNTNQAIEKYNQSHNRSQSPTVWEIEVPKHFVGRLIGKKGRHVNYLKEMSGAKVFITALPYTQEFQICHIEGSEEQVDCALELIRKKFKDLDVTNCYVQPPVTSLPSLSITSWLLLPHRVTVEVTVIQVASGNCVFLQQHKHPTFHALCSLDQNMSLCYSHPGCPLLPAPVEVGVICAAQMPEGAWWRAQVMGHHEETMVELRYVDYGGYDIVKTDTLRQIRSDFVALPFQGSEVILENIAPIPDFSAAAKSALEEMTRGLALLAQVTNCHTSGIPLVQIWRTEGEELVSVNRAMVDNGLCSWVDSP
- the LOC118391348 gene encoding A-kinase anchor protein 1, mitochondrial-like isoform X21 → MVQRLQSVLTLYLSGVLAFLGLWWYIYRKKEYHLTDKDDANDETTADQEHLSSPRDVGNCVVENGHSTGMHLDWHAVKERSLVEQELVACQSQPEVRVVAADGLISGLATAAVKPVYESTESSAQVFLETAAEGGPEQDLELQWEHQPCVPSAMRATSHESTCSLSICDLGSGKSKSVGESAGLNQPLQSATLEDITNSTLKLEPAEEVVVRLEPAEAEEVVRLEPAEEVVRLEPAVEVVRLEPTVEVVRLEPAEEVRLEPAEEVRLEPAEEVRLEPAEEVRLEPAEEVRLEPAEEVVRLEPAEEVVRLEPAEEVVRLEPAEEVVRLEPAEEVVRLEPAEEVVRLEPTVEVVRLEPAEEVRLEPAEEVRLEPAEEEEEVRLEPAEEEEEVRLEPEGDILSSVEEPTCESSLQADTCLASPSHLITSRVSASKQPLGILRSPQKKESEECKFSRSNTAEINQLVSGLITNVVSAAVSQFLKEKTQLGHGVSPLHSGDPCKAPDHISMDNSEHEMPPLFQEDLCSTTGRENISSSPIVHEDVKHDHSSRAEIETEKIELAEKDSAVGDSGSSSGQTEKVSSGKELSTSMSPQPPRGPAEGLGATSMFLTNGWWMATVPGSGVNNMDCVDGYCQHEARDNKHSSPSLPSQLLNTNQAIEKYNQSHNRSQSPTVWEIEVPKHFVGRLIGKKGRHVNYLKEMSGAKVFITALPYTQEFQICHIEGSEEQVDCALELIRKKFKDLDVTNCYVQPPVTSLPSLSITSWLLLPHRVTVEVTVIQVASGNCVFLQQHKHPTFHALCSLDQNMSLCYSHPGCPLLPAPVEVGVICAAQMPEGAWWRAQVMGHHEETMVELRYVDYGGYDIVKTDTLRQIRSDFVALPFQGSEVILENIAPIPDFSAAAKSALEEMTRGLALLAQVTNCHTSGIPLVQIWRTEGEELVSVNRAMVDNGLCSWVDSP
- the LOC118391348 gene encoding A-kinase anchor protein 1, mitochondrial-like isoform X41, encoding MVQRLQSVLTLYLSGVLAFLGLWWYIYRKKEYHLTDKDDANDETTADQEHLSSPRDVGNCVVENGHSTGMHLDWHAVKERSLVEQELVACQSQPEVRVVAADGLISGLATAAVKPVYESTESSAQVFLETAAEGGPEQDLELQWEHQPCVPSAMRATSHESTCSLSICDLGSGKSKSVGESAGLNQPLQSATLEDITNSTLKLEPAEEVVVRLEPAEAEEVVRLEPAEEVVRLEPAEEVRLEPAEEVRLEPAEEVRLEPAEEVEVVRLEPAEEVVRLEPAEEVVRLEPTVEVVRLEPAEEVRLEPAEEVRLEPAEEEEEVRLEPAEEEEEVRLEPEGDILSSVEEPTCESSLQADTCLASPSHLITSRVSASKQPLGILRSPQKKESEECKFSRSNTAEINQLVSGLITNVVSAAVSQFLKEKTQLGHGVSPLHSGDPCKAPDHISMDNSEHEMPPLFQEDLCSTTGRENISSSPIVHEDVKHDHSSRAEIETEKIELAEKDSAVGDSGSSSGQTEKVSSGKELSTSMSPQPPRGPAEGLGATSMFLTNGWWMATVPGSGVNNMDCVDGYCQHEARDNKHSSPSLPSQLLNTNQAIEKYNQSHNRSQSPTVWEIEVPKHFVGRLIGKKGRHVNYLKEMSGAKVFITALPYTQEFQICHIEGSEEQVDCALELIRKKFKDLDVTNCYVQPPVTSLPSLSITSWLLLPHRVTVEVTVIQVASGNCVFLQQHKHPTFHALCSLDQNMSLCYSHPGCPLLPAPVEVGVICAAQMPEGAWWRAQVMGHHEETMVELRYVDYGGYDIVKTDTLRQIRSDFVALPFQGSEVILENIAPIPDFSAAAKSALEEMTRGLALLAQVTNCHTSGIPLVQIWRTEGEELVSVNRAMVDNGLCSWVDSP